Proteins encoded in a region of the Augochlora pura isolate Apur16 chromosome 4, APUR_v2.2.1, whole genome shotgun sequence genome:
- the LOC144469601 gene encoding uncharacterized protein LOC144469601 isoform X1 yields the protein MSRYFFDITGMASSSVSQEDFDNDYELTSRRSRIRTARARVGPPRAGDTSSINFQKNATNVEESQGVCETSSNSAPGHENQQNKPIMRKQDKRVTGRVFSVVSCLHRPTHISKGKQQRDRRKLREKRRSTGVVHLPSTESTGGSTGEDEEELSGTCLETKYNTYHNEFLDPELIEERTAKMFTQRRIKRHYRTSYRSCINRHNCHSDFEADDEEFDSLNQSDHGNHEPQTSVNTGNIPRVSTSTTDNPYKLIEQVQEENRRLLSLLDDRDRKIRVLEARLLQQQHEMTMERQRVQQEMELIHAMEALVENE from the exons ATGTCCAGGTATTTTTT CGATATAACCGGCATGGCGTCTAGTTCCGTCAGCCAGGAGGACTTTGACAATGACTATGAGTTAACGTCGAGGAGGTCCAGAATTAGAACAGCACGGGCAAGGGTTGGTCCACCCAGAGCAGGAGACACTTCTTCAATAAACTTTCAAA AAAATGCAACAAATGTGGAAGAATCCCAAGGCGTGTGTGAAACAAGCTCAAACAGTGCACCTGGACACGAGAATCAGCAGAACAAACCAATAATGAGGAAACAGGATAAACGTGTTACTGGCCG TGTCTTTAGTGTCGTATCCTGTTTGCACAGGCCAACGCACATAAGTAAGGGCAAGCAGCAACGCGATAGACGAAAACTTAGGGAAAAGAGACGAAGCACCGGAGTAGTGCATTTACCGTCGACGGAG AGTACAGGAGGTAGTACAggagaagatgaagaagagcTTAGTGGCACTTGTCTTGAAACTAAATACAACACATATCACAATGAGTTCCTTGATCCTGAACTCATAGAA GAACGGACAGCAAAAATGTTTACACAAAGGCGGATCAAAAG GCATTACCGTACTTCCTACAGGTCATGTATAAATAGGCACAATTG ccACTCCGATTTTGAAGCAGACGACGAAGAGTTCGATTCATTGAACCAGTCAGATCATGGTAACCATGAACCCCAGACATCAGTAAACACTGGGAACATACCCAGAGTGTCTACGTCAACAACAGATAATCCCTATAAG TTAATAGAACAAGTCCAAGAGGAGAACAGGAGGCTATTATCGCTCCTCGACGATCGAGATCGCAAGATCAGGGTCTTGGAGGCACGTTTGTTGCAGCAGCAACACGAAATGACCATGGAGCGACAACGAGTGCAGCAAGAGATGGAGTTGATTCACGCGATGGAGGCCTTGGTCGAGAATGAATAA
- the LOC144469601 gene encoding uncharacterized protein LOC144469601 isoform X5, whose amino-acid sequence MSRYFFDITGMASSSVSQEDFDNDYELTSRRSRIRTARARVGPPRAGDTSSINFQKNATNVEESQGVCETSSNSAPGHENQQNKPIMRKQDKRVTGRVFSVVSCLHRPTHISKGKQQRDRRKLREKRRSTGVVHLPSTESTGGSTGEDEEELSGTCLETKYNTYHNEFLDPELIEERTAKMFTQRRIKSHSDFEADDEEFDSLNQSDHGNHEPQTSVNTGNIPRVSTSTTDNPYKLIEQVQEENRRLLSLLDDRDRKIRVLEARLLQQQHEMTMERQRVQQEMELIHAMEALVENE is encoded by the exons ATGTCCAGGTATTTTTT CGATATAACCGGCATGGCGTCTAGTTCCGTCAGCCAGGAGGACTTTGACAATGACTATGAGTTAACGTCGAGGAGGTCCAGAATTAGAACAGCACGGGCAAGGGTTGGTCCACCCAGAGCAGGAGACACTTCTTCAATAAACTTTCAAA AAAATGCAACAAATGTGGAAGAATCCCAAGGCGTGTGTGAAACAAGCTCAAACAGTGCACCTGGACACGAGAATCAGCAGAACAAACCAATAATGAGGAAACAGGATAAACGTGTTACTGGCCG TGTCTTTAGTGTCGTATCCTGTTTGCACAGGCCAACGCACATAAGTAAGGGCAAGCAGCAACGCGATAGACGAAAACTTAGGGAAAAGAGACGAAGCACCGGAGTAGTGCATTTACCGTCGACGGAG AGTACAGGAGGTAGTACAggagaagatgaagaagagcTTAGTGGCACTTGTCTTGAAACTAAATACAACACATATCACAATGAGTTCCTTGATCCTGAACTCATAGAA GAACGGACAGCAAAAATGTTTACACAAAGGCGGATCAAAAG ccACTCCGATTTTGAAGCAGACGACGAAGAGTTCGATTCATTGAACCAGTCAGATCATGGTAACCATGAACCCCAGACATCAGTAAACACTGGGAACATACCCAGAGTGTCTACGTCAACAACAGATAATCCCTATAAG TTAATAGAACAAGTCCAAGAGGAGAACAGGAGGCTATTATCGCTCCTCGACGATCGAGATCGCAAGATCAGGGTCTTGGAGGCACGTTTGTTGCAGCAGCAACACGAAATGACCATGGAGCGACAACGAGTGCAGCAAGAGATGGAGTTGATTCACGCGATGGAGGCCTTGGTCGAGAATGAATAA
- the LOC144469601 gene encoding uncharacterized protein LOC144469601 isoform X3, translated as MASSSVSQEDFDNDYELTSRRSRIRTARARVGPPRAGDTSSINFQKNATNVEESQGVCETSSNSAPGHENQQNKPIMRKQDKRVTGRVFSVVSCLHRPTHISKGKQQRDRRKLREKRRSTGVVHLPSTESTGGSTGEDEEELSGTCLETKYNTYHNEFLDPELIEERTAKMFTQRRIKRHYRTSYRSCINRHNCHSDFEADDEEFDSLNQSDHGNHEPQTSVNTGNIPRVSTSTTDNPYKLIEQVQEENRRLLSLLDDRDRKIRVLEARLLQQQHEMTMERQRVQQEMELIHAMEALVENE; from the exons ATGGCGTCTAGTTCCGTCAGCCAGGAGGACTTTGACAATGACTATGAGTTAACGTCGAGGAGGTCCAGAATTAGAACAGCACGGGCAAGGGTTGGTCCACCCAGAGCAGGAGACACTTCTTCAATAAACTTTCAAA AAAATGCAACAAATGTGGAAGAATCCCAAGGCGTGTGTGAAACAAGCTCAAACAGTGCACCTGGACACGAGAATCAGCAGAACAAACCAATAATGAGGAAACAGGATAAACGTGTTACTGGCCG TGTCTTTAGTGTCGTATCCTGTTTGCACAGGCCAACGCACATAAGTAAGGGCAAGCAGCAACGCGATAGACGAAAACTTAGGGAAAAGAGACGAAGCACCGGAGTAGTGCATTTACCGTCGACGGAG AGTACAGGAGGTAGTACAggagaagatgaagaagagcTTAGTGGCACTTGTCTTGAAACTAAATACAACACATATCACAATGAGTTCCTTGATCCTGAACTCATAGAA GAACGGACAGCAAAAATGTTTACACAAAGGCGGATCAAAAG GCATTACCGTACTTCCTACAGGTCATGTATAAATAGGCACAATTG ccACTCCGATTTTGAAGCAGACGACGAAGAGTTCGATTCATTGAACCAGTCAGATCATGGTAACCATGAACCCCAGACATCAGTAAACACTGGGAACATACCCAGAGTGTCTACGTCAACAACAGATAATCCCTATAAG TTAATAGAACAAGTCCAAGAGGAGAACAGGAGGCTATTATCGCTCCTCGACGATCGAGATCGCAAGATCAGGGTCTTGGAGGCACGTTTGTTGCAGCAGCAACACGAAATGACCATGGAGCGACAACGAGTGCAGCAAGAGATGGAGTTGATTCACGCGATGGAGGCCTTGGTCGAGAATGAATAA
- the LOC144469601 gene encoding uncharacterized protein LOC144469601 isoform X2, which translates to MSSDITGMASSSVSQEDFDNDYELTSRRSRIRTARARVGPPRAGDTSSINFQKNATNVEESQGVCETSSNSAPGHENQQNKPIMRKQDKRVTGRVFSVVSCLHRPTHISKGKQQRDRRKLREKRRSTGVVHLPSTESTGGSTGEDEEELSGTCLETKYNTYHNEFLDPELIEERTAKMFTQRRIKRHYRTSYRSCINRHNCHSDFEADDEEFDSLNQSDHGNHEPQTSVNTGNIPRVSTSTTDNPYKLIEQVQEENRRLLSLLDDRDRKIRVLEARLLQQQHEMTMERQRVQQEMELIHAMEALVENE; encoded by the exons ATGTCCAG CGATATAACCGGCATGGCGTCTAGTTCCGTCAGCCAGGAGGACTTTGACAATGACTATGAGTTAACGTCGAGGAGGTCCAGAATTAGAACAGCACGGGCAAGGGTTGGTCCACCCAGAGCAGGAGACACTTCTTCAATAAACTTTCAAA AAAATGCAACAAATGTGGAAGAATCCCAAGGCGTGTGTGAAACAAGCTCAAACAGTGCACCTGGACACGAGAATCAGCAGAACAAACCAATAATGAGGAAACAGGATAAACGTGTTACTGGCCG TGTCTTTAGTGTCGTATCCTGTTTGCACAGGCCAACGCACATAAGTAAGGGCAAGCAGCAACGCGATAGACGAAAACTTAGGGAAAAGAGACGAAGCACCGGAGTAGTGCATTTACCGTCGACGGAG AGTACAGGAGGTAGTACAggagaagatgaagaagagcTTAGTGGCACTTGTCTTGAAACTAAATACAACACATATCACAATGAGTTCCTTGATCCTGAACTCATAGAA GAACGGACAGCAAAAATGTTTACACAAAGGCGGATCAAAAG GCATTACCGTACTTCCTACAGGTCATGTATAAATAGGCACAATTG ccACTCCGATTTTGAAGCAGACGACGAAGAGTTCGATTCATTGAACCAGTCAGATCATGGTAACCATGAACCCCAGACATCAGTAAACACTGGGAACATACCCAGAGTGTCTACGTCAACAACAGATAATCCCTATAAG TTAATAGAACAAGTCCAAGAGGAGAACAGGAGGCTATTATCGCTCCTCGACGATCGAGATCGCAAGATCAGGGTCTTGGAGGCACGTTTGTTGCAGCAGCAACACGAAATGACCATGGAGCGACAACGAGTGCAGCAAGAGATGGAGTTGATTCACGCGATGGAGGCCTTGGTCGAGAATGAATAA
- the LOC144469601 gene encoding uncharacterized protein LOC144469601 isoform X4 — protein MSRYFFDITGMASSSVSQEDFDNDYELTSRRSRIRTARARVGPPRAGDTSSINFQKNATNVEESQGVCETSSNSAPGHENQQNKPIMRKQDKRVTGRPTHISKGKQQRDRRKLREKRRSTGVVHLPSTESTGGSTGEDEEELSGTCLETKYNTYHNEFLDPELIEERTAKMFTQRRIKRHYRTSYRSCINRHNCHSDFEADDEEFDSLNQSDHGNHEPQTSVNTGNIPRVSTSTTDNPYKLIEQVQEENRRLLSLLDDRDRKIRVLEARLLQQQHEMTMERQRVQQEMELIHAMEALVENE, from the exons ATGTCCAGGTATTTTTT CGATATAACCGGCATGGCGTCTAGTTCCGTCAGCCAGGAGGACTTTGACAATGACTATGAGTTAACGTCGAGGAGGTCCAGAATTAGAACAGCACGGGCAAGGGTTGGTCCACCCAGAGCAGGAGACACTTCTTCAATAAACTTTCAAA AAAATGCAACAAATGTGGAAGAATCCCAAGGCGTGTGTGAAACAAGCTCAAACAGTGCACCTGGACACGAGAATCAGCAGAACAAACCAATAATGAGGAAACAGGATAAACGTGTTACTGGCCG GCCAACGCACATAAGTAAGGGCAAGCAGCAACGCGATAGACGAAAACTTAGGGAAAAGAGACGAAGCACCGGAGTAGTGCATTTACCGTCGACGGAG AGTACAGGAGGTAGTACAggagaagatgaagaagagcTTAGTGGCACTTGTCTTGAAACTAAATACAACACATATCACAATGAGTTCCTTGATCCTGAACTCATAGAA GAACGGACAGCAAAAATGTTTACACAAAGGCGGATCAAAAG GCATTACCGTACTTCCTACAGGTCATGTATAAATAGGCACAATTG ccACTCCGATTTTGAAGCAGACGACGAAGAGTTCGATTCATTGAACCAGTCAGATCATGGTAACCATGAACCCCAGACATCAGTAAACACTGGGAACATACCCAGAGTGTCTACGTCAACAACAGATAATCCCTATAAG TTAATAGAACAAGTCCAAGAGGAGAACAGGAGGCTATTATCGCTCCTCGACGATCGAGATCGCAAGATCAGGGTCTTGGAGGCACGTTTGTTGCAGCAGCAACACGAAATGACCATGGAGCGACAACGAGTGCAGCAAGAGATGGAGTTGATTCACGCGATGGAGGCCTTGGTCGAGAATGAATAA